One Dictyoglomus sp. NZ13-RE01 genomic window carries:
- a CDS encoding LacI family transcriptional regulator encodes MVTIHDVAKKAGVSVMTVSRVINGKRNVKQSTRERVLKAIEELGYVPNSIARSLTLKKTATIGLVISDITNPFFTTIARGVEDTAIAKHFTVILCNTDENPDKELMYIEVLSRNKVDGLIFTSASGRKSPLKSVFLRNIPLVLIDRTIEGLDDVDIVRGDSIEGAYLLTKHLLDLGHRRIGIVVGSKHISTAVDRIEGYKRAFREYNIPIDESLIKINENSKFSKEDGYRLTKELLSLKEPPTAIFGGNNLMAIGAILAIREMGLKIPDDISLVSFDDVESLSEVYPFLTVVKQPAYTMGVLATELLIRRIENKDKIKEKREILLKPELIIRSSTAPPKK; translated from the coding sequence ATGGTAACAATTCATGATGTTGCCAAAAAAGCTGGTGTATCTGTAATGACTGTTTCTCGGGTAATTAATGGCAAAAGAAATGTGAAGCAAAGTACCCGAGAAAGGGTTTTGAAGGCTATTGAAGAATTGGGTTATGTGCCAAACTCTATAGCTCGTAGCTTAACCCTGAAAAAAACCGCAACTATAGGTCTTGTAATTTCAGATATTACAAACCCATTTTTTACTACTATAGCAAGAGGTGTGGAAGATACAGCTATCGCAAAACATTTTACAGTCATCTTATGTAATACCGATGAAAATCCAGATAAGGAACTTATGTATATAGAAGTTTTGTCAAGAAACAAGGTTGATGGTTTGATTTTTACCTCTGCATCTGGAAGGAAAAGTCCATTAAAATCTGTATTTTTAAGAAATATTCCATTGGTTTTAATTGATAGAACTATTGAAGGTTTAGATGATGTGGATATTGTTAGGGGAGATAGCATAGAGGGGGCTTATTTACTTACAAAACATTTACTTGATTTAGGTCATAGAAGGATAGGAATTGTCGTAGGAAGCAAACATATTTCTACTGCTGTGGATAGAATAGAAGGTTATAAGAGAGCCTTTAGAGAATATAACATTCCAATAGATGAGAGCCTAATTAAAATTAATGAGAATTCAAAATTTTCAAAAGAAGATGGTTATAGATTAACCAAAGAGCTTTTAAGCTTGAAGGAGCCTCCTACTGCAATTTTTGGAGGAAATAACCTTATGGCGATAGGAGCTATTTTGGCTATAAGGGAGATGGGACTAAAAATTCCCGATGATATTTCTTTAGTTTCCTTTGATGATGTGGAAAGTTTGTCAGAAGTATATCCTTTTCTTACTGTAGTAAAGCAACCTGCATATACTATGGGAGTACTTGCTACTGAACTTCTTATAAGGCGTATTGAAAATAAGGATAAGATAAAGGAAAAGAGAGAAATCTTGCTTAAACCCGAATTAATAATTAGGAGCTCGACAGCTCCCCCTAAAAAATAA
- a CDS encoding ABC transporter permease, producing the protein MFKTSYIWRLLKIAKPYWKYLILSAVSMLVLTALNLIGPWLIRSLIGIVSNISKYPNAKEDLIKISLLLIASYIAGVLFQFLRNYLSHYAAWHIVAEVRTMVYDKLQNLSFRYFVDKQTGQLMSRVVNDTANLEVLIAHAVPDLATNILILLGVAFILFLINPILAGLSLIPIPFLVFSSTIFAKKIMPIFRRAQKALADLNADLQDNLSGIREIQIFNKQEQELLKIKDKVYKHIQSLLDALKLSAIFHPTVGFLSSLGTLIVVSVGGIMALNGKLQVQDIVGFLLYLNMFYQPITALSQVLENIQQALAGAERVFEVLDTESEIKEDPNAIELKNVKGKISFENVWFSYVPGIPVLKNISFVIEPGEMVAFVGPTGVGKTTIMYLIARFFDPQEGSIKIDDIDIRKVTLKSLRDQISMVMQDVFLFNGTVFENIAYGKEDATLDEVIKSAKIACAHDFIMELPNGYDTVVGERGVKLSGGQKQRLAIARAVLKNSPILILDEATSSVDTQTEREIQNAINNLAGTRTILIIAHRLSTVKRADKIIVLKEGEIVEVGNHAELMKKKGFYYNLCLAQFPEEEKEVSYVRND; encoded by the coding sequence GTGTTTAAGACGTCGTACATATGGAGACTATTAAAAATAGCAAAACCTTATTGGAAATATTTGATCCTTTCTGCTGTTAGTATGTTGGTTTTGACTGCCCTTAATCTTATTGGTCCTTGGCTTATCCGCTCTCTAATAGGTATAGTATCGAATATAAGTAAATATCCAAATGCAAAAGAGGATTTAATTAAAATTTCACTCCTTCTTATAGCTTCTTACATAGCAGGGGTGTTATTCCAGTTTTTAAGAAATTATTTATCTCATTATGCTGCTTGGCATATTGTAGCAGAGGTTAGAACTATGGTTTATGATAAGCTTCAGAATTTGTCTTTCAGGTATTTTGTTGATAAGCAAACAGGACAACTTATGTCAAGGGTTGTCAACGATACAGCTAATTTAGAGGTTTTAATAGCTCATGCTGTGCCAGATTTAGCTACTAATATTCTCATATTATTGGGGGTTGCTTTTATTTTATTCTTAATTAATCCTATCCTTGCAGGTTTATCATTAATACCAATTCCATTTTTAGTTTTTAGTAGTACTATTTTTGCGAAGAAGATAATGCCGATTTTTAGGAGGGCTCAAAAGGCTCTTGCGGATTTGAATGCAGATTTACAAGATAATCTTTCAGGAATAAGAGAGATACAGATTTTTAATAAGCAGGAACAAGAGCTATTAAAGATTAAAGATAAAGTTTATAAGCATATTCAGTCTTTATTAGATGCTTTAAAGTTGAGTGCTATTTTTCATCCAACAGTAGGATTTTTAAGCTCATTAGGTACTCTCATCGTAGTATCTGTTGGGGGAATTATGGCTCTAAATGGTAAATTGCAGGTTCAAGATATTGTAGGTTTCTTACTTTATTTAAATATGTTTTATCAGCCAATAACTGCTCTAAGCCAGGTTTTAGAAAATATACAGCAGGCTTTAGCAGGTGCAGAGAGAGTTTTTGAGGTTTTAGATACAGAGTCTGAAATTAAAGAAGATCCAAATGCTATAGAATTGAAAAACGTGAAGGGGAAGATTAGTTTTGAAAATGTTTGGTTTTCTTATGTTCCAGGAATTCCTGTCTTGAAAAATATTTCCTTTGTTATAGAGCCAGGAGAAATGGTAGCCTTTGTGGGACCAACAGGTGTGGGAAAGACTACAATTATGTATCTAATAGCAAGATTTTTTGATCCTCAAGAAGGCTCTATTAAAATTGATGATATTGATATAAGAAAAGTAACCTTGAAGTCTCTGAGGGATCAAATAAGTATGGTTATGCAGGATGTATTCCTCTTTAATGGGACTGTGTTTGAGAATATTGCTTATGGAAAAGAAGATGCAACGTTGGATGAGGTAATAAAATCTGCTAAAATTGCCTGTGCTCATGATTTTATTATGGAATTACCAAATGGTTATGATACAGTGGTTGGAGAGAGAGGAGTTAAACTGTCAGGAGGACAAAAACAAAGATTGGCTATAGCAAGAGCTGTACTTAAGAATTCTCCTATATTAATTCTTGATGAAGCAACTTCCTCAGTTGATACTCAAACCGAAAGAGAAATACAAAATGCTATAAATAATCTTGCAGGTACAAGAACAATTTTAATAATTGCTCATAGGCTTTCAACAGTAAAAAGGGCTGATAAGATAATTGTTTTAAAAGAGGGAGAAATTGTAGAAGTCGGAAATCACGCAGAATTAATGAAAAAGAAAGGTTTCTATTATAATTTGTGTCTTGCTCAATTTCCAGAGGAAGAAAAGGAGGTTTCTTATGTTAGAAACGATTAG
- a CDS encoding D-xylose ABC transporter ATP-binding protein (with RbsBCD acts to import ribose into the cell; RbsA contains 2 ATP-binding domain) translates to MEGIEKSFPGVHALRNARFELRSGEVHALVGENGAGKSTLMKILTGVYRKDGGRIIYKGKEVEIPNPRVAQEMGISIVYQDLNLMPHLTVAQNIFIGREPRNKKIPFFIDEEEINRRTKELLDTLHMNIDPKAKVADLTVGKQQMVEIAKALSYNAEVIIFDEPTAALSISETEELFNIIRKLKSQGIGIIYISHRLEELKEIADRVTVMRDGQYIGTVKMSETTIDEIISMMVGREIYETLKEKEVEEDAEVVLEVKNLSRGREIKNVSFKLRKGEILGFSGLVGAGRTEVARAIFGADPFDSGEIYVKGRKVHIKSPTDAIKNGIAYLSEDRKRFGLMLDLDVEANITLPSLKEFLNFLLFLNKKKAEMVCKEYVEKLRIRTPSLRQKVKNLSGGNQQKVILAKWLLKNCDILIFDEPTRGIDVGAKNEIYKLLNELVKEGKSIIMISSELPEILRMSHRVIVMREGRITGELENKNLTEEIIMRYATAYES, encoded by the coding sequence ATGGAAGGTATAGAGAAGAGTTTCCCTGGAGTTCACGCCCTTCGGAATGCAAGATTTGAACTTAGGAGTGGTGAAGTACACGCTTTAGTTGGCGAGAATGGGGCTGGAAAGTCTACACTTATGAAAATCCTAACAGGAGTATACAGGAAAGATGGTGGAAGAATTATTTATAAAGGAAAAGAAGTTGAAATTCCTAATCCAAGAGTAGCTCAGGAAATGGGAATAAGTATTGTTTATCAGGACTTGAATTTAATGCCTCATCTTACAGTAGCTCAAAATATATTTATTGGGAGAGAGCCAAGAAATAAGAAAATTCCATTTTTCATAGATGAGGAAGAAATTAATAGGAGAACAAAAGAACTATTGGATACTCTTCATATGAATATAGATCCAAAAGCTAAAGTTGCAGATTTAACAGTAGGAAAACAACAAATGGTAGAGATCGCAAAGGCTTTATCATACAACGCGGAAGTGATTATTTTTGATGAACCAACAGCTGCTCTTAGTATTTCTGAGACTGAGGAGCTTTTTAACATAATAAGAAAGCTGAAGAGCCAAGGGATAGGGATTATATATATTTCTCATAGATTAGAAGAGCTAAAAGAAATTGCAGATAGAGTTACAGTTATGAGAGATGGTCAGTATATAGGAACAGTCAAAATGAGCGAAACTACAATAGATGAGATTATAAGTATGATGGTAGGAAGAGAGATTTATGAAACTTTAAAAGAAAAGGAAGTTGAAGAGGATGCTGAGGTTGTTTTAGAGGTTAAGAATCTTAGTAGGGGAAGAGAAATTAAAAACGTGAGTTTCAAATTGAGAAAAGGGGAAATATTAGGATTTTCTGGATTGGTAGGGGCTGGTCGTACAGAGGTTGCAAGAGCTATTTTTGGAGCGGATCCTTTTGATTCGGGCGAGATTTATGTAAAAGGTAGAAAGGTACATATTAAAAGCCCTACGGATGCAATTAAAAATGGAATTGCTTATCTTTCTGAGGATAGAAAAAGGTTTGGACTAATGTTAGACTTAGATGTTGAGGCAAACATTACCTTACCATCTCTCAAAGAATTCTTAAATTTTTTACTCTTTTTGAATAAGAAAAAAGCTGAAATGGTTTGTAAGGAATATGTAGAGAAGTTGAGAATTAGAACTCCATCTCTAAGGCAAAAGGTAAAGAATTTATCGGGTGGAAATCAACAAAAAGTAATTTTAGCGAAATGGTTATTAAAAAACTGCGATATTCTCATATTTGATGAACCAACGAGAGGAATTGATGTAGGAGCTAAGAATGAGATTTATAAATTGTTAAATGAATTAGTTAAGGAAGGTAAATCTATTATTATGATCTCTTCAGAGCTTCCTGAGATATTGAGGATGAGCCATAGGGTAATAGTGATGAGAGAAGGTAGAATCACAGGTGAGTTGGAAAATAAAAATTTAACCGAAGAGATTATTATGAGATATGCAACAGCTTATGAGAGTTAA
- a CDS encoding DNA-binding response regulator, producing the protein MKILIVEDDPKIAKLLELELKHEKFDTQVVSDGYSALISAEEYKPDVVILDILLPGLNGKEVAKRLREKYPNIGIIMLTALGDVKDKVTALSLGADDYVVKPFSIEELIARIKAVARRKERDEAEVLELYGIKLFPAQYRFEVDGKEIDLSKTEFNLLYFLMRNAGIVVTKDRILEVIWGDSSDERMNLVEVYINYLRKKLGKKGKFIKTVRGVGYTFRGE; encoded by the coding sequence ATGAAAATATTAATAGTAGAGGATGACCCTAAGATTGCAAAATTGTTAGAATTGGAGTTAAAGCATGAAAAATTTGACACGCAGGTAGTTTCAGATGGATATTCTGCTCTTATATCTGCAGAAGAGTATAAGCCTGATGTGGTTATTTTAGATATTCTTCTACCAGGTTTAAATGGTAAAGAAGTAGCGAAAAGATTAAGAGAAAAATATCCCAATATAGGGATTATCATGCTCACTGCTTTAGGAGATGTGAAGGATAAGGTAACTGCACTTAGCTTAGGGGCAGATGACTATGTTGTGAAGCCTTTTAGTATTGAAGAGTTAATTGCAAGAATTAAGGCAGTGGCAAGAAGAAAGGAAAGAGATGAGGCGGAAGTACTGGAGCTCTATGGAATAAAGTTGTTCCCAGCTCAATATAGGTTTGAGGTGGATGGGAAAGAGATAGATTTATCAAAGACAGAATTTAATCTTTTATATTTTTTAATGAGAAATGCTGGTATAGTGGTAACTAAGGATAGAATCCTTGAAGTTATATGGGGAGATAGTAGTGATGAGAGAATGAATTTAGTAGAAGTGTATATTAATTATCTAAGAAAGAAGTTAGGAAAGAAAGGAAAGTTTATAAAAACTGTTCGAGGAGTAGGCTATACTTTTAGAGGGGAATAA
- a CDS encoding L-fucose isomerase, producing MIPVLKGEKRFVEDYPKIGIRPTIDGRYGGVRESLEEQTMRLAKAVAEFIENNVYLPNGERVKCVIPPRCIGGVVEARMADELFKKEGVGVSITVTPCWCYGSETMDMSIDIPKAVWGFNGTERPGAVYLAAVSAAHNQKGLPVFKIYGKDVQDKDDFSIPSDVQEKILKFVKSGLAVSIMKNKSYLSIGSVSMGIAGSIVDPDFFEDYLGMRVEYVDMTEIIRRIEEGIYDEEEFKKAMEWVQKYCKEGEDPNPPEKRVSPEKKREVWEFVVKMAIITRDLMVGNRKLEAKGFPEESLGHNAIVAGFQGQRQWTDHFPNGDFMEAILNSSFDWNGLRQPYILATENDSLNGVCMLFGHLLTNTAQIFADVRTYWSPEAIYRVTGWKPEGLAQFGVIHLINSGPAALDGTGEEEINGKPGIKPFWEITEEEVMKCLEATRFCYANLGYFRGGGFSTKFVTKGNMPVTISRLNIVKGLGPVLQIAEGYTVELPPQVHEVLDRRTDPTWPTTWFVPKLTGKGAFRSVYSVMENWGANHCNITYGHVGDLFLTLASILRIPVCMHNVEEERIFRPSMWSMFGTEDLEGADFRACKTLGPLYKKV from the coding sequence ATGATTCCAGTTTTGAAAGGAGAAAAAAGATTTGTTGAGGATTACCCCAAGATAGGTATTAGACCTACTATTGATGGTAGATATGGCGGAGTTAGGGAATCCCTCGAAGAGCAAACAATGAGACTTGCAAAAGCAGTGGCTGAATTTATAGAGAATAATGTTTATCTTCCAAATGGAGAAAGAGTTAAATGTGTTATACCTCCAAGATGTATAGGTGGAGTTGTAGAGGCAAGAATGGCAGATGAGCTTTTCAAAAAGGAAGGGGTTGGAGTTTCTATTACGGTTACTCCTTGCTGGTGTTATGGATCAGAGACTATGGATATGAGTATAGATATACCTAAGGCTGTTTGGGGATTTAATGGAACGGAAAGACCAGGTGCTGTTTATCTTGCAGCTGTTTCTGCTGCTCATAATCAAAAGGGGCTTCCAGTTTTCAAAATCTATGGAAAAGATGTGCAGGATAAGGATGATTTTTCAATTCCAAGTGATGTACAGGAGAAGATATTAAAATTTGTGAAGAGTGGGCTTGCAGTTTCCATTATGAAAAATAAATCCTATCTGTCTATTGGAAGTGTTTCTATGGGAATTGCAGGTTCTATTGTTGATCCTGACTTTTTTGAGGATTATTTGGGAATGAGAGTTGAATATGTAGATATGACTGAAATAATAAGGAGAATTGAAGAAGGTATTTATGATGAGGAAGAGTTTAAGAAAGCAATGGAGTGGGTTCAAAAATATTGTAAAGAAGGAGAGGATCCAAATCCACCTGAAAAAAGAGTAAGTCCAGAGAAGAAAAGAGAAGTTTGGGAATTTGTAGTTAAAATGGCAATAATTACAAGAGATCTTATGGTAGGAAATAGAAAATTAGAAGCAAAAGGATTTCCGGAAGAAAGTTTGGGACATAATGCAATAGTTGCAGGATTTCAGGGACAACGTCAATGGACAGATCATTTCCCAAATGGAGATTTTATGGAAGCAATTCTTAATTCTTCCTTTGATTGGAATGGATTAAGACAACCATATATTCTTGCCACAGAAAATGATAGCTTAAATGGAGTTTGCATGTTGTTTGGTCATTTACTTACAAATACTGCTCAAATTTTCGCAGATGTGAGGACCTATTGGAGTCCTGAAGCAATTTATAGGGTTACAGGATGGAAACCAGAGGGTCTTGCCCAATTTGGTGTTATACATTTGATAAATTCTGGTCCTGCTGCTCTTGATGGTACAGGAGAAGAAGAGATAAATGGAAAACCGGGAATAAAACCATTCTGGGAAATAACTGAAGAAGAGGTAATGAAATGTTTGGAAGCAACGAGATTTTGTTATGCTAATTTAGGATATTTTAGAGGTGGTGGATTTTCTACAAAATTTGTTACTAAGGGAAATATGCCTGTTACTATTTCCAGATTGAACATAGTAAAGGGTTTAGGACCGGTCTTACAGATTGCAGAAGGCTATACTGTAGAACTTCCTCCTCAGGTTCATGAAGTTCTTGATAGAAGAACTGACCCTACATGGCCAACAACTTGGTTTGTGCCAAAATTAACAGGAAAAGGAGCTTTTAGAAGTGTTTATAGTGTTATGGAGAACTGGGGAGCTAATCATTGCAATATTACCTATGGACATGTAGGAGATTTATTCCTAACTTTAGCTTCTATATTAAGAATTCCTGTTTGTATGCATAATGTTGAGGAGGAAAGAATATTTAGACCAAGCATGTGGAGTATGTTTGGAACCGAAGATTTAGAAGGAGCAGATTTTAGAGCATGCAAAACTTTAGGACCTCTTTACAAGAAGGTTTAA
- a CDS encoding ribose ABC transporter permease — MLNNEKISKFGSLRQLLMFASLFLLFLFFSLASPNFLTFENVIAIILATCVNGMLALGVTFVIITGGIDLSIGTVMTLSAVMSGVFITFWRLPVIIGVIGGIATGMLCGFINGIVISKMKLPPFIATLGMMMIAKGLALVISGCRPIYYSDAPSFNEIAMGSLINKIIPSADIPNAILIFILSIIIAYILLTKTALGRYDFAIGSNEEAARLSGLNVDKWKTIIYILCGMFVGMGGVLMASRLNSAQPALGQGYELDAIAAVVIGGTSLRGGEGSIIGTVIGALIMSTLTNGLRILSVPQEWQIVVSGIIVIGAVYLDIIRRTER; from the coding sequence ATGTTAAATAATGAAAAGATTTCAAAGTTTGGAAGTTTAAGACAGCTTTTAATGTTTGCAAGTTTATTTCTGCTTTTCTTATTTTTCTCTTTGGCATCACCAAACTTTCTCACCTTTGAAAACGTCATCGCAATTATTCTTGCTACTTGTGTAAATGGAATGCTGGCTTTAGGAGTTACTTTTGTGATCATTACAGGAGGAATAGATCTTTCAATAGGAACTGTAATGACTTTATCTGCAGTTATGAGTGGAGTATTTATTACTTTTTGGCGTCTTCCTGTGATAATAGGAGTAATTGGTGGAATTGCTACTGGGATGCTTTGTGGTTTTATCAATGGTATTGTTATTTCTAAGATGAAGTTACCTCCGTTCATTGCTACTTTGGGTATGATGATGATAGCAAAGGGATTAGCTCTTGTTATTTCTGGATGTAGACCAATATATTACAGTGATGCACCATCTTTTAATGAAATAGCTATGGGTTCATTAATTAATAAAATAATTCCATCTGCAGATATTCCTAATGCAATTTTAATTTTTATTTTATCAATTATTATTGCCTATATTTTACTCACAAAGACCGCTTTAGGAAGATATGACTTTGCAATAGGAAGTAATGAAGAGGCGGCGAGACTTTCAGGATTAAATGTGGATAAATGGAAGACAATTATCTATATTTTGTGTGGTATGTTTGTAGGAATGGGAGGAGTTTTGATGGCATCCCGTTTAAACTCAGCACAGCCAGCTTTAGGACAAGGATATGAACTTGATGCAATTGCAGCTGTGGTCATAGGAGGTACATCATTAAGAGGAGGAGAAGGCTCTATTATTGGCACCGTTATTGGAGCTCTCATAATGAGTACATTAACGAATGGTCTTAGAATACTTTCTGTCCCTCAGGAATGGCAAATAGTAGTGAGCGGAATAATTGTCATTGGTGCGGTCTACTTGGATATTATTAGAAGGACAGAAAGGTAA
- a CDS encoding BMP family ABC transporter substrate-binding protein, whose product MKGFKMLSLILGLLLLFSLSLLAAERPYIAMISKGFQHQFWQAVKSGAEKAAKDLNVDITFEGPESEAMVDKQIEMLQAALAKKPAALCIAALDSKAVIPYLEKARSMGIPVIGFDSGVDSDIPVTTVATDNIKAAGYAADKMAEFIKKVGEVALVVHDQVSRTGIDRRDGFVNRIKQRYPMIKIVDIQYGGGDHLKSTDLTKAIIQAHPNLKGIFGANEGSAIGVINAVKEMKKVGKIVVIGYDSGKQQIDAIRSGLMAGAITQNPVGMGYMAVEAAVKAIKGEKLPKFIDSGFYWYDKTNIDDPKIKACLYE is encoded by the coding sequence ATGAAAGGTTTTAAAATGCTCTCCCTAATTTTAGGTTTGTTGCTCCTTTTCTCCCTATCACTATTAGCAGCAGAGAGACCCTATATAGCTATGATCTCTAAAGGTTTCCAGCATCAATTCTGGCAAGCAGTAAAAAGTGGTGCTGAGAAAGCGGCAAAAGATCTCAATGTAGATATAACTTTTGAAGGACCAGAATCGGAGGCTATGGTTGATAAACAGATTGAAATGTTACAAGCAGCTTTAGCTAAGAAGCCAGCAGCACTTTGTATTGCAGCATTAGATAGTAAGGCAGTAATTCCATACCTTGAAAAAGCACGCTCTATGGGAATACCTGTTATAGGTTTTGACTCCGGTGTAGATAGTGACATCCCAGTTACTACTGTGGCAACTGATAACATAAAAGCTGCAGGTTATGCAGCAGATAAGATGGCAGAGTTTATCAAGAAAGTAGGAGAGGTGGCGTTGGTTGTTCATGATCAAGTAAGTAGAACAGGAATAGATAGAAGAGATGGATTTGTAAATCGTATTAAGCAGAGATATCCAATGATAAAGATTGTAGATATTCAATACGGTGGCGGTGATCATCTGAAATCTACAGATTTAACAAAGGCTATTATTCAAGCACATCCTAACTTGAAAGGAATATTTGGAGCAAATGAGGGCTCTGCCATTGGAGTTATCAATGCTGTAAAAGAAATGAAGAAAGTAGGAAAGATTGTTGTAATAGGATATGACTCTGGAAAACAACAAATAGATGCAATCAGGTCCGGTTTGATGGCAGGAGCAATTACTCAAAATCCTGTAGGAATGGGGTATATGGCAGTTGAGGCTGCTGTAAAAGCTATAAAGGGAGAAAAACTTCCTAAGTTTATTGATAGTGGTTTCTATTGGTACGATAAGACAAATATAGATGATCCTAAGATAAAGGCTTGTTTATACGAGTAA
- a CDS encoding alcohol dehydrogenase, which produces MKAVYFEESIPRYLISKVLGKLNSSFYYNVFSCIRYGDIPEPKLPNENWVKIKTLMGGICGSDINLIRLHDSPSTSPFASFPFVIGHENLGIVVEKGENVKNINIGDRVIADPVLSCSARDIEPVCEFCQKGDFSQCQNFTKGSISPGFMIGSCKDTGGSWGEYYVAHKSQIFKVPEKVKNENAILVDAFCSALHPVIRNFPKDSDTVLVIGAGSIGINVVSSLRALGSKARIIVLARYKYQGEFAKQYGASEIIYTKGLNKKELYKRVADEVGGEILQPILGKPILVGGADVVFECVGTDDSIDDALRFTKMGGKLVMVGLVGETKKVDWTPLWFKELKVFGTNSSAEEDYNGERKRCYQIALELMEKGLDLSPLLTHTFPLKDYKKAIEMNFRRSKYGMIKSAFVF; this is translated from the coding sequence ATGAAAGCAGTTTATTTTGAGGAAAGTATACCGAGATATTTAATTAGCAAGGTTTTGGGTAAACTAAATTCATCTTTTTATTACAATGTATTTTCCTGTATAAGATATGGAGATATTCCAGAGCCCAAACTCCCAAATGAAAACTGGGTAAAAATAAAAACTTTAATGGGAGGTATCTGTGGTAGTGATATAAATCTAATACGTCTACATGACAGTCCATCGACATCCCCATTTGCATCCTTCCCCTTCGTTATAGGACATGAAAACTTAGGAATTGTTGTAGAAAAAGGAGAAAATGTAAAAAATATCAATATTGGAGATAGAGTAATAGCAGATCCTGTTCTTTCTTGTTCTGCCCGTGATATAGAGCCAGTATGTGAATTCTGTCAAAAAGGCGATTTTAGTCAATGTCAAAATTTTACAAAAGGTAGTATATCCCCAGGATTTATGATAGGATCATGCAAAGATACAGGAGGAAGCTGGGGAGAATATTACGTAGCCCATAAATCCCAGATTTTTAAAGTACCAGAAAAAGTTAAGAATGAAAATGCTATCTTAGTGGATGCTTTCTGTTCTGCTCTTCATCCTGTGATTAGAAATTTTCCAAAGGATTCCGATACTGTTTTAGTTATAGGAGCAGGAAGTATTGGAATAAATGTAGTGTCTTCCCTAAGAGCCTTAGGAAGTAAAGCAAGAATCATAGTTTTAGCAAGATATAAGTATCAAGGAGAGTTTGCAAAACAATACGGAGCTTCTGAAATAATATATACGAAAGGACTAAATAAAAAAGAACTTTATAAAAGAGTAGCTGACGAGGTTGGCGGTGAAATTCTACAGCCTATCTTAGGTAAACCTATTTTAGTAGGTGGAGCGGATGTGGTATTTGAATGTGTAGGTACCGATGACAGTATAGATGATGCCCTAAGATTTACTAAAATGGGTGGAAAATTAGTTATGGTTGGGTTAGTAGGAGAGACAAAAAAAGTGGACTGGACACCTCTATGGTTCAAAGAATTAAAGGTTTTCGGCACTAATTCCTCAGCTGAAGAAGATTATAATGGAGAAAGAAAAAGATGTTATCAAATTGCGTTAGAGCTTATGGAAAAAGGTTTAGATCTTTCTCCTCTCTTAACCCACACATTTCCTTTAAAGGATTATAAAAAGGCAATAGAAATGAATTTTAGAAGAAGCAAATATGGAATGATAAAATCCGCCTTTGTATTCTAA